The DNA segment CTACAACTGTAGGTGGCAACACTACTACAGTTAAAACCAAATCTGCTGGCAACAGCTTTGAGATCAACCCTAGCATCATCACTGGTGTTCGTGTAGGTTTTGCATTCTAATAATTACCGGTCTTTACCGGTTTATATAAAAAAACCTGTTCATGATTTGAACAGGTTTTTTTATGCTCCGGGGTTGAAGTTTACTTACTCAGGTTCAACCTCAGGTTCAGTTCAAAACTGCCATTGGTATAACTGCTCAAAGCTGAAGTCTGGGTGGTATAGGTGCCGCTGATCAGGTATTTCTTTCTGAAGTCCATGCCCAGGCCAAAAGTTGCATTTTCTGTACTGTGGTACATGGCCAGTAAAAACACCTGTTTGTTGGCAATGCCAAACTGTGCCCCTGCATCCCAGATGTTGTCAAAGCCCTGTACACCCCTGTAGGCTACTTTAGGTTCTACATCCATACCCTCTGCTCCTTCGCTGATCCCGATCTTGTAACTTGCTGCCGTATAAAAGGTAGCTACATCGGCCAGTTTGATCACATCCTTTTTCAATACACTTTTCAGGTTGGGCACAGAAGCCTGTATGTTCAGTTTACCGGAAGTATAGGCTACACCAAAATCTCCGTCCAGATAGGTTTTACGGTCGTTGTACTGCCCTACCATCGGGTCGCTGGGGTTGCCATAAATGTCTGCATTTTCCAGGCGCTGGCTCATGAAGCCCAGGGATACCCCAAAATGCAGCTGATGTTTGTTGTCGTTCAGTTTGAGGTGATAGGCATAACTGCCCACTACCCTGGTCTGGCGCTGCAAACCTGCACTTTCATTGTTTACTGTAAGGCCCAGACCTACTTTGTTAAAACCATAATCGGCCGTCAGGTTTTGGGTCAATGGCGATCCGGGCACATTGCTCCAGAGCTTACGGTAAGTCCCGTTTAATTTTAAGCCCTGGTCTGCACCAGCAAAGGCAGGGTTGATCAGGTACTGGTTGGTATAGTACTGGGAAGATAAGGGGTTCAACTGCCCTTTTACGGTAGTACTGAGAGCGCTAATTGCAATCAGCACCAGTGTTTTATATAGTCTGTTCATTTGTTTTGTTTATCTGTGTTAGTCCTGTCTTACACTCGTAATAAAACCTTTGAATACCCTTGTTCTGTTAAACGAGAGCAGCGTTAATAATTTAAATTTCATGAGTCGCGGATTTAGAATTAAGAGATTTTTTGATACGTTTTTATTAAAATTATTTTCTAATGCTGACAAATATAATGACAACACCACTACTAAGAGTAAAAAATTAGCGATTATTTTTGTAACATTTCTACAATTAGAGGAATATTGAGGAAGAGACACCTCCTTATTTCCTAATCCTTATCTCACCTAGATACACGCTCGTACTTACATCTTCCCTTACAAATTAGTAGCTTAACAACCTGTTCATTGCAGTTTTATAACCTGCAAGTATTTGAAAGCTGATGTTGACCCAAACTAGGCCAGCACCTAACTGGACCAGGCAGGATAGACTTATACAGTTTATTTGAACAAGGCAAAAACCGCACTGACATGCAGGCCCTTTACACTTGCCTATGCCCTGCTTCTACATTTCTTCGGAAAAGGTACCTTTTCCGAAGAAAGGCCCCATCATCCACGAACAAAGGCCTAAGCAAGGATCAGCCAAAGCAGCGGGCAGGCCAAAATTTCTGAAAAAAATGTTTAAAGAGAAGCCCTGAGCGTTAAATGAAAAGGTACTTCCAGATGCGCTTTCGAATTGTCGAGGATCAATTTAGCAGTCATCTCTCCCATTTCCCTGAAATCCGTAGAGATGGTGGTTATTCCGTTTAAAATGATCTTTTTTAATGGGGTTTCGTTATAGGAGATCACCCCAACATCCCTTCCCAGCTTCAGTTTCAGGTTAATGATCCTTTCCACCAGTGTAACCAGGTCATCTTCCATCAGGTTAATGTAAACCTCTCCGGCACCTATTTCTTCTGTCAGGATCTGATTGATCACTTTAGAAGTAAATGCATATTGCTGGCAAAAACGATAAAAGCCTTTTAAGATCTCGACGGGGTAATAGCTGCGCTTAGGCATGATGATCTTAATGGTATGGTATTTACTTAACTGTTCCCTTGCCTGTTCCAGCGCATTGTAAATGTCATTTTCAAAG comes from the Pedobacter heparinus DSM 2366 genome and includes:
- a CDS encoding PorP/SprF family type IX secretion system membrane protein, which encodes MNRLYKTLVLIAISALSTTVKGQLNPLSSQYYTNQYLINPAFAGADQGLKLNGTYRKLWSNVPGSPLTQNLTADYGFNKVGLGLTVNNESAGLQRQTRVVGSYAYHLKLNDNKHQLHFGVSLGFMSQRLENADIYGNPSDPMVGQYNDRKTYLDGDFGVAYTSGKLNIQASVPNLKSVLKKDVIKLADVATFYTAASYKIGISEGAEGMDVEPKVAYRGVQGFDNIWDAGAQFGIANKQVFLLAMYHSTENATFGLGMDFRKKYLISGTYTTQTSALSSYTNGSFELNLRLNLSK